The following coding sequences lie in one Glycine soja cultivar W05 chromosome 16, ASM419377v2, whole genome shotgun sequence genomic window:
- the LOC114389699 gene encoding uncharacterized protein LOC114389699, whose amino-acid sequence MASHGCRRCPRHTDQPQQHCPHCPLRRHCSHCPLRRHCHHCPLHNPHFHAVNFIKPQTQPYFPPLPHFAPSPLKTHPNFESLHHNEQPFSSDARISLELEHIVLDGEEEEDEPVFVLTDEWREFFAQSEARRKLEKKQGKKGKK is encoded by the exons ATGGCGTCACATGGATGCCGTCGATGCCCTCGGCACACCGATCAGCCACAGCAGCACTGCCCCCACTGCCCTCTACGTCGTCACTGCTCCCACTGCCCTCTCCGCCGTCACTGCCACCACTGCCCTCTCCACAACCCTCACTTTCACGCTGTTAACTTCATCAAACCCCAAACTCAACCATATTTCCCTCCTCTTCCTCACTTCGCTCCCTCACCCCTCAAAACGCATCCCAATTTTGAGTCTCTTCATCATAACGAACAACCCTTTTCTTCTGATGCTCG GATTTCACTTGAGCTGGAGCATATAGTGCTGGATggtgaggaagaggaagatgagcCGGTTTTTGTTCTAACTGACGAATGGAGGGAATTCTTTGCACAATCTGAAGCTAGGAGAAAACTAG AAAAGAAGCAGGGCAAGAAGGGAAAGAAGTGA